Proteins encoded by one window of Panicum virgatum strain AP13 chromosome 7N, P.virgatum_v5, whole genome shotgun sequence:
- the LOC120681457 gene encoding probable alpha-amylase 2, whose amino-acid sequence MGQMVSDDKFEEQAARNGGIIKNGREILFQAFNWESNKHNWWSMLEEKVTDLAESGFTSAWLPPPTQSLSREGYLPQNLYCLDSCYGSLSELKSLLHKMNEHNLRAMADVVINHRIGTTQGSNGMYNRYDGIPISWDEHAVTSCSGGKGNKSTGDNFDGVPNIDHTQTFVRKDIIEWLIWLRRSVGFQDFRFDFTKGYAAKFVKEYIEESKPLFAVGEYWDSCEYSPPDYRLNYNQDNHRQRIINWIDSTGGLCAAFDFTTKGILQEAVKGELWRLRDPEGKPPGVMGWWPSRSVTFIENHDTGSTQGHWPFPSDHIMEGHAYILTHPGIPAVFYDHFYDQGLSLHEEIAKLMQIRKCQDIHSRSSVKILEAKSDLYSAIIDEKLCMKIGDGSWCPSEPEWRLAASGDRYAVWHK is encoded by the exons ATGGGCCAGATG GTTTCGGATGATAAATTCGAAGAACAAGCAGCTCGCAATG GTGGGATCATCAAGAATGGAAGGGAAATCTTATTCCAG GCTTTTAACTGGGAATCCAATAAGCATAACTGGTGGAGTATGTTAGAGGAAAAAGTAACTGATCTGGCAGAATCTGGGTTTACATCAGCATGGCTTCCTCCACCAACTCAGTCATTATCTCGAGAAG GCTATCTACCACAGAACCTGTACTGCCTTGACTCTTGTTATGGTTCTCTGTCAGAGCTGAAATCATTGCTTCATAAAATGAATGAGCATAATCTAAGGGCTATGGCAGATGTTGTTATCAACCACCGAATTGGGACTACTCAAGGGTCCAATGGCATGTATAATCGATATGATGGCATCCCAATATCATGGGATGAACATGCTGTTACATCTTGTTCTGGTGGGAAG GGAAACAAGAGCACTGGGGATAACTTTGATGGGGTTCCCAACATAGATCATACACAGACATTTGTACGGAAAGATATTATTGAATGGCTGATCTGGCTCAGGAGATCTGTTGGTTTTCAAGATTTCCGCTTTGATTTCACGAAAGG TTATGCAGCAAAGTTTGTGAAAGAATATATTGAGGAATCAAAACCTCTTTTTGCAGTTGGAGAATACTGGGATAGCTGTGAATATAGCCCCCCTGATTACCGATTGAACTACAATCAGG ATAACCACAGGCAGAGGATCATTAATTGGATAGATAGCACTGGAGGACTTTGCGCTGCATTTGATTTCACAACAAAGGGTATTCTTCAG GAAGCTGTCAAAGGAGAGTTGTGGCGGTTGAGAGATCCGGAAGGAAAGCCACCTGGTGTGATGGGATGGTGGCCTTCGAGATCAGTTACATTTATTGAAAATCATGACACAGGGTCAACTCAG GGTCATTGGCCTTTTCCATCTGATCATATTATGGAG GGACATGCATATATACTCACCCACCCTGGCATCCCTGCGGTGTTCTATGATCACTTCTATGACCAGGGATTGTCACTCCATGAGGAAATTGCCAAACTG ATGCAAATCAGAAAATGCCAAGACATACATAGCCGTTCGTCAGTCAAAATATTGGAGGCGAAGTCAGACCTGTACTCTGCAATCATCGATGAGAAGTTGTGCATGAAGATCGGAGATGGGTCATGGTGCCCAAGTGAGCCAGAGTGGAGGCTGGCGGCCTCTGGAGACAGATATGCTGTGTGGCACAAGTAA
- the LOC120683030 gene encoding putative disease resistance protein RGA4, with translation MSGVAVLAPALSAGTAWEKLFSFLRAFTLVPSSSSWVAMDLEDLRKLERTTRRILATLHDAEEHWNIREESTRLRLRELKELAEDIEGVVKEYEYQAGRCKMEALKQSTRYHFTGKRKRHEENETDSGDTGVVQVPYEFLSRVTKITERFDEIKHFSTHFSLSEDDGERLLTPDVSSLRHTTSCVLEKGILGRDKDIDIIVEKILSGEGENNGGRHVSVMAIVGTGGLGKTALAQLVYNDPRVRQSFDNHAWVYVSENFDVSTITRDIINSLTQGACDFTELSDLQEKLADEMKDKRILLVLDDVQNERGDCWESLCLPMCFARICKIILTSRSEEVARLVQTMPSHRPSCLSIDESWSLFNQVVFPNQAFDAPANLIEIGKNIVKRCQGLPLVIKTLGSMLRHETDEDKWVDVLENELSHLEKSHYEVYHH, from the exons ATGTCCGGAGTAGCGGTGCTGGCACCAGCTCTCTCCGCCGGGACGGCATGGGAGAAGCTCTTCTCCTTCCTACGGGCATTCACCTTGGTACCCTCATCGTCGTCATGGGTGGCCATGGATCTGGAGGACCTAAGGAAGCTGGAGAGAACCACACGACGGATCCTGGCAACCCTGCACGACGCTGAGGAGCACTGGAACATCCGGGAGGAATCCACCAGGCTGCGGCTCAGGGAGCTCAAGGAGCTGGCGGAAGACATCGAGGGCGTTGTTAAGGAGTATGAGTATCAAGCCGGCCGCTGTAAGATGGAGGCCCTCAAACAATCAACCAGATATCACTTCACCGGCAAGCGCAAGCGCCACGAG GAAAATGAGACAGACTCCGGCGACACTGGTGTCGTACAGGTTCCATATGAGTTCCTTTCTCGAGTAACCAAAATAACAGAGAGATTTGACGAAATCAAGCATTTCTCAACCCATTTCAGTTTATCAGAGGATGATGGAGAGAGACTGCTCACTCCTGATGTCAGTAGTCTGAGGCATACCACCTCTTGTGTACTTGAGAAGGGGATTCTTGGGCGAGACAAAGATATAGatataattgtggagaaaatACTGTCTGGGGAAGGGGAAAATAATGGAGGAAGGCATGTATCCGTCATGGCAATTGTTGGTACCGGAGGATTAGGCAAGACAGCGCTAGCACAACTTGTGTACAACGACCCGAGAGTGCGCCAGTCATTTGACAACCATGCTTGGGTTTATGTGTCTGAGAATTTCGATGTCAGTACAATAACAAGGGACATCATCAATTCATTAACGCAAGGGGCATGCGATTTTACAGAACTTTCTGACCTTCAGGAGAAACTGGCCGATGAGATGAAGGATAAGAGAATTCTACTTGTGTTGGATGATGTACAGAATGAGCGAGGAGACTGCTGGGAATCATTGTGTCTGCCTATGTGTTTTGCAAGGATTTGTAAAATCATATTAACCTCTCGGAGCGAGGAAGTTGCCAGACTAGTGCAGACAATGCCTTCCCATCGCCCAAGCTGCTTAAGTATTGATGAGAGCTGGTCCTTGTTCAACCAAGTTGTATTTCCTAATCAAGCGTTTGACGCTCCAGCAAATCTGATTGAGATTGGGAAGAACATTGTTAAAAGATGTCAGGGACTGCCGTTAGTAATTAAGACACTAGGAAGCATGTTACGCCATGAAACAGATGAAGATAAATGGGTAGATGTCTTGGAAAATGAGCTGTCGCACTTGGAAAAATCACATTACGAAGTTTACCATCATTAG